ACAATACAGCAAGCAAACATAGGAAAAAATCCACTCACAGCGTGTCAGTGACAAAGAATGTCTCATTGTATACAATAATAGGAAGCATCTCCCTGAATTCCTTCTTCAACCCAACTTCAGACTGCTCAACCACAAGAATAAGGGaacattcaaaataattaataaaaacaaagcAAATCACACACAAAGATCATTCTATAGACTTTTAAAAGCACAGGAAAAGCAAACACAAAGAAAAGTTCATACTGTAGAGATGTTATTGTTATTGACTGCAGCAGAAGTTCGCATTCGAATGGAAGTCCAATCAGCCCGTCGTCGACGAAGATAAAGGagatagaaaaggaaaagaagaatgaaAGTGAAAAGAATTGGAATACAGAAAACAAAAAACTGATACAGCTTCAATTCTGGTGCAGGCCTTGAAACTGACCCTGGCCCTGAAGCAACTGAATAGCTTTTAGATGGATCCAAATGATCATAAGCCATTttgacccaaaaaaaaaacccactaaTGTAATAGATCTTACAAACCCAGAAGTAATTTGAAGTTTTGGTAAAAACCCAGAAGCCAGAACAGAAAATTTCACCTAAATTAACACAAACCAACAATACCCAGATCCAGAAAAACAAAGAGGAAATAGTGTACAATGTGCTTAACAACCCCAATAAGCAAAATTAATAtaccaaagaaaataaaaatggaggCATTAACAGTGCAAATCTGGACGAATTCACGGATTTCAATAAATGGGGTCTGCAGATTAGATGAAATCAATCGAACTCaacaaaaataagaacaaaatcAGTAGAAGAAGTAGCAATGAGAGtgagaaaaacaaagaaacaagaaattaaaatgCGGCGAAAGGGCAAAACAAAGAAGGAAAGGAAGTTAGGTGGGAAAGAGCGAAAAGAAATTGGAatggagaaggagaaggaaacGAGTCTTTAAGTATACGATTTTCCTCGTCTcttcatataatattaaaatgaaaGCAAAGCAATAGAAGATAAACATC
This DNA window, taken from Benincasa hispida cultivar B227 chromosome 6, ASM972705v1, whole genome shotgun sequence, encodes the following:
- the LOC120079456 gene encoding RING-H2 finger protein ATL7-like — translated: MAYDHLDPSKSYSVASGPGSVSRPAPELKLYQFFVFCIPILFTFILLFLFYLLYLRRRRADWTSIRMRTSAAVNNNNISTSEVGLKKEFREMLPIIVYNETFFVTDTLCSVCLGEYKTEDKLQKIPSCGHVFHMDCIDHWLSNHNTCPLCRLSVLSPSSQPPHVQIDVGLESSNEPQCDEAPPPHSNQACQHTTPPV